The genomic DNA CGGCGTGCATCCGATGACCGCGGCGATGGCGCCGCTGATGTTGTATGCCGCGTGGCGCTACAAGTCGGGCGGCGGCGCGTGGCGCGAGATCGGCATCGGCGCGTCGATCGTCGCGACGTGCGCGCTCGTTCCGTTTTTCGTGTTGCCGCTCATCGCGCTGACCGATCCTTATCTCGTCATGGGCGACGTGCTTTCGGTGAAGGGTTTTTTCAAGCACGTCACGATGGGGACGTTTGTCGGCAACGAGAAGAACTTCGCGTTTCTCGCAAGCCGCGTCGCGTCGGTGGGGCACGAGGCGTATCTGCAATTTTTTCCCGCGGGGCTCGCGCTCGCGTTGTTCGGCTTGTGGGCGGCGCGCGGGCGGCGCGACGTTGTCATCCCGCTGTTGCTGGCCATGCTTCCCATCACGCTTTTGTCCGCGGTGTACGTGAAGGGCGGCGAATACGACATGTGGCTCATCGCCGCGTGGGTGCCGATGGCGGTCACGATCGGGTTGGGGGCGGATGCGTGCGTGCGGTCTATTTTGAAGGAAGAAACGCGAAGTGGCGGGGCCAACCACCCGCTCCCTGACGGTCGCGGCACGGGGGGGCGTGGCTCCGTTCGCCGAAATGCGATCGCGGCGTTTTGCGGCGCGGTGATTCTCGCGCCGCAGCTCTACGTCAACGCACCGCTGCTCGACCGGCGCGACGACGTGCTGCCGCTCGACTACGGGCGCAACCTGCTTTCGAGCGTCGGCGAGGGCGGGCTATTCGTGGTGCGCGGCGACTCCGCGTGTTCGATCGTCGCCTACGTGCAGGCCGTCGCGGGTGAGCGCCCGGACGTGACGCCGGTGTGGGAGCCGTTCATCTCGTTCGCGTGGTATCGGCGCTACCTCGAGCGACGCCACGGCGTGACCGTGCCGCCGCTCGATCGCGACCTGACGCTGACGGACGCCGTCGTATCGCTCGTGGAGGTGGCGCGGAAGGGCGGGCGCGAACTGGTGTTCACGACGATCCCGCGCGTGACGCCGGCGCGGCCGATCATGTTTGTCCCGAGCGGCACGCTGTTTCGCGTCGTCGAATCGCGCGACGCGCCGGTCGATCTGTCGCGCTGGAATTATCGCTACACGGATCCCGACTGGCGCACGCGCCCGGCCCGTCCGCACGGTCAGGTCGTCGAGCGCGATACCGGCGGTCGCGCCACGGGCGTCACGCGGCAGCTCTACCGCCAGGACGCGATCGACTTTCAGGCGCAGGCGCACATCAATCTTGGCAACTATTTTTTCTCGCGGCAGGCG from bacterium includes the following:
- a CDS encoding DUF2723 domain-containing protein, with amino-acid sequence AGAVAGLALAFSYSLWMQATNAEVYAPNALLTAMLLWFVVGDARSAGAGHPLPDGRGSVHARGSDRARGSGRARGSDRARGVPLNPQSSILNPRSIYLACAVFGLSFGVHPMTAAMAPLMLYAAWRYKSGGGAWREIGIGASIVATCALVPFFVLPLIALTDPYLVMGDVLSVKGFFKHVTMGTFVGNEKNFAFLASRVASVGHEAYLQFFPAGLALALFGLWAARGRRDVVIPLLLAMLPITLLSAVYVKGGEYDMWLIAAWVPMAVTIGLGADACVRSILKEETRSGGANHPLPDGRGTGGRGSVRRNAIAAFCGAVILAPQLYVNAPLLDRRDDVLPLDYGRNLLSSVGEGGLFVVRGDSACSIVAYVQAVAGERPDVTPVWEPFISFAWYRRYLERRHGVTVPPLDRDLTLTDAVVSLVEVARKGGRELVFTTIPRVTPARPIMFVPSGTLFRVVESRDAPVDLSRWNYRYTDPDWRTRPARPHGQVVERDTGGRATGVTRQLYRQDAIDFQAQAHINLGNYFFSRQAFAKAAEEFEQVLDLIPGDPGMMTRLAESLYLSGDPRAATALHQALAANPGYAPAHLYLAEIARAQGDIETARKEYELARRTGPQLAKVVSERLATLE